In one Salvelinus sp. IW2-2015 linkage group LG26, ASM291031v2, whole genome shotgun sequence genomic region, the following are encoded:
- the LOC111952851 gene encoding tax1-binding protein 3, producing MSFIPGQPVTAVVQRIEICKLRQGEHLILGFSIGGGIDQDPGQNPFSEDKSDKGIYVTRVTPGGPAEVAGLMMGDKVMQVNGWDMTMVTHDQARKRLTKKNEDIVRLLVTRKSLEQVVRHSMM from the exons ATGTCTTTCATCCCAGGACAACCAGTTACTGCTGTTGTG CAACGAATTGAAATCTGCAAACTTCGCCAGGGTGAACATTTGATCCTGGGTTTCAGCATTGGAGGGGGAATAGACCAAGACCCTGGTCAGAACCCCTTCTCTGAAGATAAGTCCGACAAG GGCATCTATGTGACACGGGTGACACCAGGGGGACCAGCAGAAGTTGCGGGCTTGATGATGGGAGACAAAGTAATGCAG GTAAATGGATGGGATATGACCATGGTGACACACGACCAGGCACGCAAACGGCTGACGAAGAAGAATGAAGACATTGTGCGGCTACTGGTGACCAGGAAATCGCTGGAGCAGGTTGTCAGACATTCTATGATGTAA